The Jaculus jaculus isolate mJacJac1 chromosome 1, mJacJac1.mat.Y.cur, whole genome shotgun sequence nucleotide sequence TCCAGGGGGTaaagagatggcgcagtggttaaaaGGGCTTACTTACAAAACCTATtgtccctggttcaattctccaaaggccacataaggccagacacaaaatgtgatggaagcatctggtgttcatttgggttggtaagaggctctggtgtgtgcacaaataaaaacattttgtttgttgttttttgttttttcaaggtaaggtttcactgtagcccagtgataaaaacatttttaaacaagaGATTAGAAGCTTGGGGATGctataattcattctctctctcatagaaaggGTCTTGCTCTTAAAAAAGTTctatcgccaggcatggtggtacacaccacacacacacatatatatatatatatatatatatattacattatataattataaattatataatattatatattatatgatatttacaattatataatatatatatttatatataaatatatattggcaattatataataattataaatataattatatatagaccttacctcgaaaaaccaaaaaaaattaaaaataaaaataaaaacaactcttTAGGAGAGATAGAAGCTTTCAGTCATCTTTTCCATTACATGAATTGAAAAtgcattttttataaataaaaagaagtttttattaactagaaaggtttatttttgttttgttttgtatttggttttgtttctttgttttttcgaggtagggtcttgttcttgctctagcccaggctgacctggaattcactatggagtctcggggtggcaatcctcccatctctgcctcccgagtgctgggattaaaggcatatgccaccacacccggctagaaacATTTTGAAATCAAATCatgtaaattcattttaaatattaaatagaaaaagaTATTCAATATTTCAACAGTTGCATTCACCAACACTTTATATTggttaatcttttctttttaattttttgctgattaaatatttaaaatttttttatcaaGCACAGACTTTGTACAGATGTATCATGTGTTGATGCCATCTTTGCCTTCCTCCTTGACCCCCTTCCACTGGGGCtgcaggtgttccccatggggctgtgggttgcacactgtgggagcagcagtcaattattgGGGAGAgacaatgcttctgggcatgatgtcccagcctgtggctcttacaatctttctaccacctcttccacaaaattccctgagccctggtggatttttgtttgtttgtttgttttgttttttgtttttctaagtaaggtcttgctctagactaggcctacctggaattcactatggagtctcagagtggcctcaaactcatggcaatcctcctacctctgcctcccaaatgctgggattaaaggcgtgtgccaccacacacaaccAGTTTGtggatgtgggtttttttttttcttctttctttaaaaaaaattttaattaatttatttatttcagagagaggatgagagagaatgaggcagaggaattgagagagagaaggaaagagagaatgggtgtgccagggcctccagccactgcaagcgaactccagatgtatgcgccaccttgtgcatttggcttacgtgggtcctagggaatcaaattgaggtcctttggctatgcaggcaagcgccttaaccactaatctatctctccagcccttggatgtattttaagactacttcagtaatgagcttttaggagcctctggatttctgctttggtatgtgttgactatcctcagtgtctgtctccttcactctggctcTGATTGTCAGGCTCCCCCTAGAAGCAGGACTgttgctcatttctccagttcctctgtggtctcacaTGGGCCTTGACTGATATACaaagggtggttcatctcctcgGGTCTCGCTATCTTCTGAAGGGGtggacatgtctggagttcattctcagtggctaaaggccctggcatgcccattctctctctcagtctctctcgcttgctttctctttctttctccctctttctctctcaaaataaataattaaaaagtgtatcaaaaagaaaaactatcccCCAATGAGAGGACAACATATTGCGCTGCAGTTGGCAGGCTGCTGCAGGAGGCGGTGGCGGTAGGAAGCCGGAGGCAGTGGGGTGACAGAAAGCATGGCGAGCAGCTGAGCCGCGAAGGCGGTAGCGGGATCGTCGGTGGTGGCGGAGCCCCGTTTCAGACAGACTTGGAAAATATTTAATTCtcaacaaatgaattccaaacttGAACTCTGCCTCATTCCTGTGCCACCTCCTCCTTTAGAAAACTGAtctcaaaacagagagagaagattaGAAGGTAAAGGAAGATGCTGGGCTCAGAACGTGGTGTTATAGAAGAATGGTTATCAGAATTCAAGGCATTACCTGACACTCAGATTACCAATTATGCAGCAACTTTATGCCGGGAAAAAAACGCTTGTGCCAGCCCTCTATAAAGTTATTCAAGATTCAGACAATGAGCTCCTGGAACCTGTTTGCCATCAGCTGTTTGAGCTCTACCGTAGCTCTGAAGTTCGACTTAAGAGGTTCACGCTACAGTTTTTACCAGAATTGATGTGGTTTATTTATGGCTTACAGTTAGCTGAGACAGACAGAGTAATGGCTGCATTGAAGCACTTCTGCTAGGAATTTATAATTTGGAAATTGCTGATAAAGATGGAAACAATAAAGTGCTGTCTTTCACTATCCCCTCCTTATCCAAGCCTTCAATATACCATGAACCCTCAACAATTGGATCCATGGCTTTGACAGAAGGGGCATTGTGTCAACATGATCTCCTCAGAGTTGTATATAGTGATCTTCATCCTCAGAGGGAAACATTTACTGTACAAAACCTGTTTGAAGTCTTGAGTTTTCTCCTGCTATGCTATAATTCTGCTATTGTATATATGCCTGCCTCATCTTACCAGTCTCTTTATCGGATGGGCTCCAGGGTTTGTGTGAGTGGGTTTCCACGGCAACATGAAAAACAATGGAAGGAACTCTGTGGTCGAATAGTATTGGATCCTGAATTTATGGTGCAACTTCTCACAGGAGTTTATTATGCCATGTATAATGGTCAGTGGGACCTTGGCCAGGAAGTACTTGATGACATCATTTATAGAGCTCAACTAGAACTCTTCTCTCAACCACTGTTGGTAGCCAATGTCATGAAAAACTCACTACCATTTGATGCTCCTGATTCTTCACAAGAAGGCCAGAAAGTACTTAAGGTTGAAGTCACTCCTACAGTACCGAAGGTTTCCCGGACGGCAATTACAACTGCTTCAATCCGCCGTCACAGATGGAGGAGAGAAGGTGCAGAAGGTCTAAATGGAGGAGAGGAGTCTGTAAACCTGAATGATGCAGATGAAGGATTTTCATCTGGGGCTTCCCTCAGCAGCCAGCCAATCGGGACCAAACCATCCTCTTCTCAGAGGGGAAGCCTATGGAGGGTAGCAACTGGGTGTTCAGCCAAAGACAAAGAAACAGCATCTGCCATCAAATCCAGTGACAGCCCTCGAGATTCAGGAGTTCGCAAGCAGTTTGTACAGCAACCAGCTGATCTTAGTGTAGATTCAATTGAGCTGACACCAATGAAGAAACACCTGAGCCTGCCTGCTGGCCAGGTGGTGCCAAAAACCAGTAGTTTAAGTCTAATCTGGACAGCCAGTGCTTCCTCAAGTAAATCATTTGACTATGTAAATGGCAGTCAAGCAAGTACCAGCATTGGGGTTGGCACTGAGGGAGCTACTAATCTAGCAGCTAACAATACTAATCGATACTCAACTATCAGTCTACAGGAAGACCGGCTAGGTCAAACTGGAGAAGGTAAAGAGTTCCTCAGCCCAGGAGCCCCCTTAACCAAGCAGTCTCGATCCCCACGTTTCAATATGCAGCTCATATCCCAGGTGTAGTTCTGACATCCTCTCCTTTCTGCTTAACTGTCTAGACTGAACATTTCATTGTGCAAGACACTTCATCCCACATTGTGAAAATATTGTTGGATTGTAATCAGATATGAGTTAGTTTAGGTATCTTCATACTGTATTTTGTATGGAAACAGCAataaggttttcttttccttccttcctatatcCTTTCTTTACCTATTCCTTGTAAATGTGTTTGTGAAGCAGTATAAAATGTTTGCCTTTTCCAtgccttcctttctccttggGTGATGTGCAATCCATCGTAGGCTGATCAGTCCCATTTCAACACTGTGAGACTGAGATATGTTCGAGGAAATGGTGTATATGATCCCTATGAAATGATTCTTTGgcttttgtttaaaaacaaaacaggtttatTCACATAATCTATGGAACTATGAAGATAACtggatcatatttttttttctctgttaacCAGGAGTGCCTCAAAGATTCTGCTATGACTTTGGACTTCTCTGAGTCTGTGCAATTGTATATTATTGAGAAGCATGGGGAAAGGTGGTAGACTGCTGCACTTTTCATTAAAATGAGGGTAGCTCTTTTttccccaacttttccctttatCCCTAggacataaatatttaattatggaGGCATTTGAATCAATTTGTGACCACCTTTATTGGAGGGTGGGGCTCTAAGTTGGTTGTGTAATTGATAATGCACTTTCTCAATGGCTCTCTAGTCATTAGCAACATGTCTTCCCTCTTCCCACAAGGATTTAAGGGCATTTTTGTCCTTGAAGTTTGAACTAACAAATCAGAGAATCCAAGGGCCATGCTCTATTTCCAGGAATGATAGACACTTTGGTGCTGGGGTTTCGTGGGGGGAGGGGCGCTTTTTGTTTAGCTTGTGTGGGATTGTATGTGAggggaagtttttttgttttttgttttttccccctttgtgaGCTGATGATGACTGAAGTAGAATTGTATGTCTTCAGGTAAAGAGGGGGATTTCTCAGTCCACTTTGTGTGATGTCAGACTATTGGAGAAACCCTTTCAGCTGCTTTCTAGATGTACCTAAATTCAGTCAGATACTGGATTAAGAAACCTAAAGTTCTGATAGATCATATACTCCAAGGAAATACATCAGGGATAGATAATTAGCTGAAAACACTGATGCTTCAATGTGacacatttttatagaatatttcTACCAGGGGGTACTGACTTGATTTCTCCTACAAGGACCACACTGCCTTTGTGTTCAATGCAATTTGTGTATCTTCTAATCATATCTACAAAGTCTctcatttttataaaactttgaaatcatGCCAGTAAGCTAGATGTTGAATGTATGTAAGTAGCATTTAGTAACTGCCAAATGGGAACAAAAGTACTTTATTGGTTTAAATTTCTTTGTTCTGCTTTGATTGGATAAGACTTTCCTATAACCCCTTCTGGGTCTCAGGCTCTaatgtttgaaaagaaaagaatatgttgGGTTTTTGAAAATCAGTATTGTGACTTGAACTGCTGCAAATTTTTCATCCAACAAATATATCGGTTAAACATATCTGTGTACATTTAGACATGTTTGTTattatggaagaaaaatataCTGAGTTTATAGAAAGCAAGTATTCTCCTATTAACGTTTATCTTTACCAATTACAATAGATTTTGATAAATAACCAGAAAAATGTGTCTTTATCACATGTAAATTTTTCCCCACCCCATGTCTTTGGAAGAGCTTCTTTTAAAGGGGCTTTATATTAGAATCATCATAAGAATAGTGAGGTTCTTGCTTGTATTTGGTGGCTTATAACATTTTTCAGCACCTATGAAAACAGAGCAGTAAAACCTGAACTAATATCTACAGTTTTGCCAAAGTTTGTAGTCAAGCTAAGGTTAGTAGgtgatttattaatttttgtgtatatgtgtttagtgtatatatgtatttatcacaAAGACATACTTTAGatatctcttctttccttttatttaaccAAAGGGTATTAGGTAAATGAAAAGAATTTCTGAACAGCCAAAATAAGTGAAGTAAATGTGTTTCTAGCATAGTAAAGAAAGCACGTTCTAGTACATAAAGGGAGATCTCAACTATGGCTGCAGCTCAGTCATTTTGTAGCAGAAATGCCTAGTTTCTATAGGATAAGAGGCTGTTTTTAATCCAATTATGCATACGCTGGAATCTAAATCATTCATAATTTTAGTTAAAGCATTGAAGAAATACCAAATAATTTCAAACTGTGGAAAAAGctgaaagaaatataagaaaaatttctTTGATTAGAAATCTTGTAACTGCTAGGTGTGGTGGGAAAtgccttcctttaatcccagaggtaggaggatcactgtgagtttgaggccagcctgagactacatagtgaattccaggtcaccctaggctagagcaagaccctacctctagaaaaagaaaaagaaagaaagagcaggaaggaaagaaattctgTAACTGAAAAcatgattttaagatttttttcatcttagaggatttcatttatatgtatgtgtatatgtgtagatttttgtatatatacatggCCATTAATATTTCATGACCCTGAAATATTTGTTTTCGATTCTTTGAAATGATCTGTTTGGCCccattgaaaaatatttcatttagtttAAACTTTACATTCAGGGTCTTTCTGTATAAGATATAGTTGAAATGGAATGAGTTAATGAAATGtcaattttttctgttttttaatccCCTtggcatttaatttaaaaatcttgtGTTAGTTACATACAATAGTTGTTACAAATGTAAGCCAGCAATACCCACACTTTATTCTTTGACAACTTCAACAAGATACTTCGTAATTTCTATAAGTCTATCCTGTCTATATAAATGATATCTAGGGAGAAAATACTTCTTTTCTATAATGAAACACTTTGATGTCGTTCATGCTAGA carries:
- the LOC123456463 gene encoding LOW QUALITY PROTEIN: protein FAM126B-like (The sequence of the model RefSeq protein was modified relative to this genomic sequence to represent the inferred CDS: inserted 1 base in 1 codon; deleted 1 base in 1 codon; substituted 1 base at 1 genomic stop codon), which produces MLGSERGVIEEWLSEFKALPDTQITNYAATLCRKKTLVPALYKVIQDSDNELLEPVCHQLFELYRSSEVRLKRFTLQFLPELMWXYLWLTVSXDRQSNGCIEALLLGIYNLEIADKDGNNKVLSFTIPSLSKPSIYHEPSTIGSMALTEGALCQHDLLRVVYSDLHPQRETFTVQNLFEVLSFLLLCYNSAIVYMPASSYQSLYRMGSRVCVSGFPRQHEKQWKELCGRIVLDPEFMVQLLTGVYYAMYNGQWDLGQEVLDDIIYRAQLELFSQPLLVANVMKNSLPFDAPDSSQEGQKVLKVEVTPTVPKVSRTAITTASIRRHRWRREGAEGLNGGEESVNLNDADEGFSSGASLSSQPIGTKPSSSQRGSLWRVATGCSAKDKETASAIKSSDSPRDSGVRKQFVQQPADLSVDSIELTPMKKHLSLPAGQVVPKTSSLSLIWTASASSSKSFDYVNGSQASTSIGVGTEGATNLAANNTNRYSTISLQEDRLGQTGEGKEFLSPGAPLTKQSRSPRFNMQLISQV